The Nitrospirota bacterium genome includes a region encoding these proteins:
- a CDS encoding HNH endonuclease yields MPDKDVKTIRNLIYYQYAKIIARRAFSTSDGKEAKKQRYYGFIKKTFLELKNGTKSWSEITHEDWQLVDSEKKCIYCGAESDIQKEHIVPRSLQIKLECRTCDKIQGIHNQVWACRQCNSSKGTKGLYEFFKEKYPNERKFYDLIPPLLEKKYLKTIYNCHVCAQTLTKGDIDGDGEISVLDIDFILH; encoded by the coding sequence ATGCCTGATAAAGATGTAAAGACAATCCGAAACCTCATATATTACCAATATGCAAAAATTATCGCTAGGAGAGCCTTTTCTACATCTGACGGAAAGGAAGCAAAGAAACAACGATATTATGGTTTTATAAAAAAGACGTTCCTTGAATTGAAAAATGGCACTAAATCATGGTCAGAAATTACTCATGAAGACTGGCAGTTGGTTGATTCTGAAAAGAAGTGTATATACTGTGGGGCTGAAAGTGATATTCAGAAAGAACATATTGTTCCAAGGTCTTTGCAAATTAAACTTGAATGTAGAACATGCGACAAAATCCAAGGTATTCATAACCAAGTGTGGGCATGTAGACAGTGTAATTCTTCAAAAGGTACGAAGGGGCTCTATGAATTCTTCAAGGAAAAGTATCCAAATGAAAGAAAATTTTATGATCTCATTCCACCATTATTGGAGAAGAAATATTTGAAAACAATTTACAATTGTCATGTATGTGCCCAAACTCTGACTAAGGGAGATATAGATGGCGACGGAGAAATATCCGTATTGGATATTGACTTTATACTTCATTGA